From the genome of Coleofasciculus chthonoplastes PCC 7420:
TAGCCGCCGCCCAAGGAGAGTGCGATCGCGTATCTGTGGGTTTTCCTGGCGTAGTTATGGCTGGAGTCGTCAAAACCGCTGTGAATTTAGATCCCAGTTGGCAAGAATTTGATCTCGCGACTACCCTGTCTCAAGCCTTAAACAAGCCGGTGCGGGTGGCTAACGATGCAGATATACAGGGATTAGCCACAATTCAGGGTAAAGGGGTGGAATTGATGATTACTCTGGGGACAGGATTTGGTTCAGCCTTATTTATCGATGGTAAACTCGTCCCCAATTTAGAAATGGCGCACCACCCCTTTCGCAAAGGCGACACCTACGAACAACGGTTAGGGCGGGCGGCGTTAGAGAAGAAGGGAGAGAAGAAATGGAACAATCGTTTACAACGTGCGATCGCGACCCTAGCCGAGTTATTTAATTACGACTATCTTTATATTGGTGGCGGAGAAGCGAAAAAAATCACCTTCGAGTTACCAGCGAATGTCAAAATTGTCCCCAATATTAACGGATTATTAGGCGGAATTGCCTTGTGGCATGATTAATTTTTTCTAATTGTTTACCCCTGTAGGGGCGGGTTTATGGACTTTCATTACGCTATTGATAATAACGTTAGTTCAAACCCGCCCTTTTTCAATTGTCGTGACGTAACACAGGTTGGTAGTATTAATAAAGGTAGGTTGGGTTGAACGAAGCGAAACCCAACAAAGATTACCATGTTTTGGTGTTGGGTTTCGTTCCTCAACCCAACCTACGACTTAACTTAATTGGCTAAATATTTTATAATATAATATTCTTCCATTCCATTGCCTTTTCTTCAGCAAATATCCTTAGATGCCGAATATTGGTTGTCGCAATCAA
Proteins encoded in this window:
- a CDS encoding ROK family protein encodes the protein MAQADESSRTLSVDIGGSGIKAIVLDQAGNPITERHRVTTPQPAKPDAVIDAIAELAAAQGECDRVSVGFPGVVMAGVVKTAVNLDPSWQEFDLATTLSQALNKPVRVANDADIQGLATIQGKGVELMITLGTGFGSALFIDGKLVPNLEMAHHPFRKGDTYEQRLGRAALEKKGEKKWNNRLQRAIATLAELFNYDYLYIGGGEAKKITFELPANVKIVPNINGLLGGIALWHD